In one window of Comamonas testosteroni DNA:
- a CDS encoding 2,4'-dihydroxyacetophenone dioxygenase family protein: MSRMPYQLPLPKEVSQDIVVSPVIPDDERVWVPQMENVWFRPLCLNTVQGYWVNLLRVRKSGVLSRHRHPAPVHGVVLRGSWHYLEHDWKATEGSYVFEPPGETHTLVVPENVPEMITMFHITGAMIYVDPYGRQTGYEDVFTKIEMCRAHYTKTGLGGDYVDQFIC, from the coding sequence ATGTCGCGCATGCCATATCAGCTGCCCCTCCCGAAGGAGGTTTCCCAAGACATCGTTGTTAGCCCTGTGATTCCTGACGACGAGCGAGTCTGGGTTCCGCAAATGGAGAACGTCTGGTTTCGCCCGCTTTGCCTCAACACCGTGCAGGGCTACTGGGTGAATCTCTTACGAGTTCGCAAGTCGGGCGTGCTTAGCCGACATCGCCATCCAGCTCCTGTGCATGGGGTGGTTCTACGCGGTTCCTGGCACTACCTTGAGCACGACTGGAAAGCCACCGAAGGCTCCTACGTCTTTGAGCCTCCAGGCGAGACCCATACGCTGGTGGTGCCTGAGAACGTGCCCGAGATGATCACAATGTTCCACATTACCGGCGCAATGATCTATGTCGATCCTTACGGCCGACAGACAGGCTACGAGGACGTGTTCACGAAGATCGAGATGTGCCGAGCGCACTACACCAAAACCGGGCTTGGCGGCGACTACGTCGACCAGTTCATTTGCTGA
- a CDS encoding transposase, producing the protein MCGERTVAERAPQYEVHPSRIADWKRLLLTRAADVFGPALAPTAPVMNLKELYAKIGQLTLEKDFLHGARSKAGLLSDSR; encoded by the coding sequence GTGTGCGGAGAGCGCACTGTTGCTGAGCGAGCTCCGCAGTATGAAGTCCATCCCAGCCGGATAGCGGACTGGAAACGACTGCTGTTGACGCGAGCTGCAGACGTGTTTGGCCCAGCGCTGGCACCTACAGCACCTGTGATGAACCTCAAAGAGCTGTATGCCAAGATAGGGCAACTCACCTTGGAGAAGGATTTTTTGCACGGTGCGCGGAGCAAAGCTGGATTGCTCAGCGACAGTCGATGA
- a CDS encoding IS110 family transposase encodes MQTIVRVGVDLAKNVLQVHAVDAQGRMVTNRAIQRSKFLAWCAQLPAGCLVAMEACGGAHHWCRQLLRMGLDARMMAAALVAPYRMQGKSGKNDANDAAAICEAASRPQMRFVPVKTPEQQGILCVHRLREGFKEERTACINRIRGLLAEFGIVLPQSPKVLRTYLHDILEDATNDIAGAARIALQRALMHWQELDEHLHWCEQRIAAHCKEDAQVQRAAAIKGLGPLTASAMVATVGDFRQFKNGAQFSAWLGLTPRQNSSGGKSNLGAITKRGDSYLRTLLVQGAKAAVLTGKHNLDPISQWVMALRQRSGWQKAAVALANKNARILWALMTQERTYEAAHISERPRPPVSAVA; translated from the coding sequence ATGCAAACCATTGTCCGTGTTGGGGTAGATCTCGCAAAGAATGTGCTGCAGGTCCATGCAGTCGATGCTCAAGGGAGGATGGTCACTAACCGGGCCATCCAGCGCAGCAAGTTCTTGGCATGGTGTGCGCAATTACCTGCAGGGTGTCTGGTGGCCATGGAGGCTTGTGGTGGTGCGCACCACTGGTGTCGGCAGTTGCTGCGCATGGGCTTGGATGCACGCATGATGGCAGCGGCACTGGTCGCACCCTATCGCATGCAGGGCAAGAGCGGTAAAAACGATGCCAATGATGCGGCTGCCATTTGTGAGGCAGCCAGTCGCCCTCAGATGCGCTTTGTCCCCGTTAAGACTCCAGAGCAGCAGGGCATACTATGTGTGCATCGGCTGCGCGAAGGGTTCAAAGAGGAACGCACAGCATGCATTAACCGTATTCGAGGATTGCTCGCCGAGTTTGGCATTGTTCTGCCGCAAAGCCCCAAAGTCTTGCGCACCTATTTGCACGATATCTTGGAAGATGCGACCAATGACATCGCAGGCGCAGCCCGCATTGCGCTGCAGCGTGCACTCATGCATTGGCAAGAGCTCGATGAACATCTTCACTGGTGCGAGCAGCGTATTGCCGCTCACTGTAAAGAAGATGCACAGGTGCAGCGAGCTGCCGCCATCAAGGGCTTGGGGCCACTCACTGCATCAGCGATGGTGGCCACTGTGGGCGACTTCAGGCAGTTCAAGAACGGTGCACAGTTTTCCGCCTGGCTTGGGTTGACGCCCAGACAGAATTCCAGCGGAGGCAAATCCAATCTGGGTGCCATCACCAAGCGAGGCGATAGTTACCTGCGCACTTTGCTGGTCCAAGGGGCCAAGGCCGCAGTGCTGACCGGCAAACACAACCTCGACCCTATCTCCCAATGGGTGATGGCCTTGAGGCAGCGCAGTGGCTGGCAAAAGGCCGCCGTGGCGTTAGCCAACAAAAATGCACGCATCCTGTGGGCGCTCATGACACAGGAGCGTACCTACGAAGCAGCCCATATCAGCGAACGCCCCAGGCCACCCGTCTCTGCCGTTGCCTGA
- a CDS encoding GntR family transcriptional regulator — translation MKKTAIPTSPRSTRREAAELKSKDGHATLMAEAYARLEEMIVTLELAPGEVVSEAILSNQIGIGTTPIREALHRLSREYLVQIIPRRGVVVTTLDVRLQLEVLETRRELDRLLASAAARRATHVDKAAFHELLNPTQKAASAHNVREFLRLDVQLNTLLARAARNSVAASTVSTLHAVSRRFWCFHADPKVHLPETARRHLDVIRAVAAGKGVEAGEASDRLLDYLVDFSRQTLPQD, via the coding sequence ATGAAGAAGACGGCCATCCCAACCTCCCCCCGCTCAACCAGACGGGAGGCAGCTGAACTGAAGAGCAAGGACGGGCACGCGACGCTCATGGCGGAGGCGTATGCCCGCCTAGAAGAAATGATCGTCACACTGGAGCTGGCTCCAGGTGAAGTCGTATCTGAAGCCATCCTCAGCAACCAAATTGGCATTGGGACCACTCCAATTCGCGAGGCTTTGCATCGCTTGTCCCGCGAGTACCTGGTTCAGATCATCCCCAGGCGCGGGGTCGTTGTCACCACACTTGATGTGCGCCTTCAGCTCGAGGTACTCGAGACTCGCCGTGAGTTGGACAGGTTGTTGGCCAGTGCCGCCGCCCGCCGCGCGACTCACGTCGACAAAGCGGCTTTTCACGAACTACTTAATCCCACTCAGAAGGCAGCTTCCGCGCACAATGTCAGGGAATTCCTTCGATTAGATGTCCAACTCAACACGCTACTCGCTCGTGCGGCCAGGAACTCTGTGGCGGCATCAACAGTCTCCACACTGCACGCGGTTTCCCGTCGATTCTGGTGCTTTCATGCTGACCCCAAGGTGCATCTTCCTGAGACGGCACGTCGCCATCTCGATGTGATCCGCGCTGTCGCGGCAGGTAAGGGCGTAGAAGCTGGCGAAGCCTCTGACCGTTTGCTCGACTACCTGGTCGATTTTTCAAGGCAGACCTTGCCTCAGGACTGA
- a CDS encoding TauD/TfdA dioxygenase family protein yields MEQADIVDNATITPLEGPLGAVITGADLSRPQTTDQIQIFRTALDKYGVLCFRAQILNEQQQIDFSEQWGALEDFPEENKTVAASTVYNVANVSALGEHLPETDHRVIFQKVNALWHTDSSYRYVPAYASLLYGIEVMPDEAQGGRTGFSNMVLAYEALPQDLKDKIEPLHMVHSYEHGRRMYASLPPLSNFEKNTVPPVSHPLVRVHEDGRRSLFITANAGNEVSGLSLEEGQALHRELIEHVSRPEFCYFHKWQKGDLVVWDNRTTLHKAEVYDMTRYRRVFRRTTLAGKGPVLGPFSNAVRARSINSK; encoded by the coding sequence ATGGAGCAAGCTGACATCGTCGACAATGCCACGATCACCCCGCTCGAAGGGCCGCTTGGTGCGGTCATTACCGGCGCTGACCTTTCCCGCCCGCAGACTACGGACCAGATCCAGATCTTTCGCACTGCTCTCGACAAGTACGGAGTGCTTTGCTTCCGTGCTCAGATCCTGAATGAGCAGCAGCAAATTGACTTCTCCGAGCAGTGGGGCGCCCTGGAAGACTTTCCTGAGGAAAACAAAACGGTGGCTGCCTCCACCGTTTACAACGTTGCAAACGTGTCGGCGCTAGGCGAGCATCTGCCAGAGACCGATCATCGGGTTATCTTTCAAAAGGTAAACGCCCTGTGGCACACGGATAGCTCTTACCGCTACGTGCCAGCCTATGCGTCCTTGCTCTATGGGATCGAGGTGATGCCGGACGAAGCGCAGGGTGGGCGCACTGGCTTCTCGAATATGGTGCTGGCCTATGAGGCGCTGCCGCAAGATCTGAAAGACAAGATCGAGCCGCTGCACATGGTCCACTCGTACGAGCATGGCCGCCGTATGTATGCCTCACTGCCTCCGCTGTCTAACTTCGAGAAGAACACGGTCCCTCCTGTGTCCCACCCTCTGGTGCGTGTTCACGAAGATGGGCGACGATCCCTCTTCATCACCGCCAACGCTGGTAACGAGGTCAGCGGACTTTCACTTGAAGAAGGACAAGCACTGCATCGAGAGCTGATCGAGCATGTGTCACGCCCAGAGTTCTGCTACTTCCACAAGTGGCAGAAGGGCGATCTGGTGGTTTGGGACAACCGGACCACGCTGCACAAGGCGGAGGTGTATGACATGACGCGCTACCGCCGTGTCTTCCGGCGCACAACGCTTGCAGGAAAAGGCCCTGTTCTAGGCCCGTTCTCGAACGCGGTGCGCGCTCGCTCGATTAATTCCAAGTGA
- a CDS encoding IS5 family transposase yields MSETSWGRVKYRTTNWKAYNAALKARGDLTIWLDKDMQWLAQPRGKRGRCQKFSDAAIQFCLTIKGLFGQPLRQTLGLVQSLLRMAGLPWSVPDYSTVCRRQKSLNVQVHYRASEKGLHLLVDSTGIKFLGEGEWKTKKHGAERRRQWRKVHLGIDAQTLQIRAIAVTTNEVGDSPMAAVLLGQIPSHEQVASLTGDGAYDTKDVHEACYLRGAIPIIPPRKGAKLRKGLAFAHRNEAVKACRQLGRAIWKRWSGYHRRSLVETKMNCFKRLGEKVMARTFERQVAELNIRASILNQFTALGTPQTVAAA; encoded by the coding sequence ATGAGTGAGACGAGCTGGGGTCGGGTTAAGTACCGCACAACGAACTGGAAGGCGTACAACGCAGCGTTGAAAGCGCGAGGAGACCTGACCATCTGGCTGGATAAGGACATGCAGTGGCTGGCCCAGCCCAGGGGCAAGCGTGGTCGTTGCCAGAAGTTCTCAGATGCGGCCATCCAGTTTTGCCTGACCATCAAGGGCTTGTTTGGGCAGCCCTTGCGCCAGACACTGGGCCTGGTGCAATCGCTATTGCGTATGGCAGGCCTGCCTTGGTCAGTGCCCGACTACAGCACGGTGTGTCGCAGACAAAAGAGCTTGAATGTGCAGGTGCACTACCGAGCAAGCGAGAAAGGCTTGCACCTGCTGGTCGACTCCACGGGCATCAAGTTCTTGGGCGAAGGTGAGTGGAAAACCAAAAAGCACGGTGCCGAGCGCCGCCGCCAGTGGCGCAAGGTGCATCTGGGTATTGATGCCCAGACACTGCAGATTCGGGCTATCGCAGTCACAACCAATGAAGTAGGTGACTCGCCCATGGCCGCTGTCTTACTGGGCCAGATCCCCAGCCATGAACAGGTAGCTAGCTTGACTGGTGATGGGGCCTATGACACCAAGGATGTGCATGAGGCCTGCTACCTGCGGGGAGCCATTCCAATCATCCCGCCACGCAAGGGAGCGAAGCTACGCAAGGGGCTGGCATTTGCTCACCGCAATGAAGCGGTCAAGGCGTGTAGGCAGTTGGGGCGGGCTATCTGGAAACGCTGGAGCGGCTACCACCGAAGGTCTTTGGTGGAGACCAAGATGAATTGCTTCAAGCGCCTGGGCGAGAAGGTGATGGCCAGGACGTTTGAACGCCAGGTGGCCGAGCTCAATATTCGAGCGTCAATCCTCAATCAATTTACCGCTCTGGGCACACCCCAGACGGTCGCTGCTGCGTAA
- a CDS encoding Bug family tripartite tricarboxylate transporter substrate binding protein, with amino-acid sequence MTRGIFLKISAAIALQALSIFAYADSDFPNKPVKLVVPYAPGGLPDTVARVLAEKMQADLKQPVIVENKPGGGGGVAVTAIKQYPADGHTLLMTDGPLLAVSPIIIKNLKYDAQKDLDPVSLVGVAPLLLVTNSSAPFKNMKDFIQYAKEHPGELNYGSSGIGSIHHLTAEAMAYSLGIDVRHVPFKGSSASIPALIGNQVDITFASPPTLMGFVQSGKARILATNTLARSKANPDIPAISEYAKNFDFGFTVVMLAKKGTPEAYRNRISDSVKKAVNDPEVKSKLEKAGVDSIAGGPVELAAKLASENSRVIAAAKLANLKPE; translated from the coding sequence ATGACAAGAGGAATTTTCTTGAAAATATCGGCGGCAATTGCCCTCCAGGCGTTGTCAATCTTTGCATATGCTGATAGCGATTTCCCGAACAAGCCCGTAAAGCTGGTCGTACCCTACGCTCCCGGGGGGCTACCGGACACCGTGGCCCGGGTTCTGGCCGAGAAAATGCAGGCAGACCTCAAGCAACCGGTCATTGTCGAAAACAAGCCCGGCGGCGGCGGCGGAGTTGCCGTCACGGCAATCAAGCAATACCCTGCTGATGGTCATACCCTCCTGATGACGGACGGCCCCCTACTGGCAGTTTCTCCGATCATCATCAAGAACCTCAAGTACGATGCCCAGAAAGATCTGGATCCCGTTTCCCTGGTCGGTGTGGCCCCTCTGCTGCTGGTAACGAACTCTTCCGCCCCGTTCAAGAACATGAAGGATTTCATTCAATATGCGAAAGAGCATCCCGGCGAGTTGAATTACGGGTCTTCCGGAATCGGCTCCATCCACCACCTGACGGCAGAGGCCATGGCCTATTCGCTGGGTATCGATGTCAGGCATGTCCCGTTCAAGGGTAGCTCCGCCTCCATTCCGGCACTGATCGGCAACCAGGTCGACATCACATTCGCCTCTCCCCCGACCCTGATGGGCTTCGTCCAAAGCGGCAAGGCCAGGATACTGGCGACCAACACCTTGGCTCGCAGCAAGGCCAATCCGGACATCCCTGCCATTTCCGAGTACGCCAAGAACTTTGACTTTGGCTTTACCGTGGTCATGCTGGCCAAGAAAGGAACGCCCGAGGCCTATAGGAACAGGATCAGCGATTCGGTCAAGAAAGCTGTCAACGATCCCGAGGTCAAGAGCAAGCTGGAAAAAGCAGGAGTCGACTCCATTGCTGGAGGTCCTGTCGAGTTGGCGGCAAAGCTCGCATCTGAAAATAGCCGGGTCATCGCAGCGGCCAAGCTGGCTAACCTAAAACCGGAATAA
- a CDS encoding IS110 family transposase, with translation MADTNLLISPMHWVAIDVARYCNAVLIETSSAQRYRFRMTNSAADMQRLVDFLHSLGGRCRVALEPTGDYHRPIAHRLLTAGFDVVSISSVAQSRFREAMYNSWDKNDPKDAAVILEMLKQGRVQQYVDPMLAGHHDIQELSKTYYQISRARTKVQHAIINHHVPLYFPEMHKYWSSTRNEWWVKFMIEFPTPVHVRQHTCQEFIERASALVGRRVHRVAKLTEIWEACADSGALPHDPQSVAVQMFRFTLRHYQQLNELRRQLEQQVQDLLANEADYNHLMSLPGVGPINALTILAEAGNLRRFGHHRQFLKFCVLISTQK, from the coding sequence ATGGCTGACACGAACCTACTTATCTCCCCAATGCACTGGGTTGCAATCGATGTAGCCCGCTACTGCAATGCCGTTCTTATCGAGACTTCATCGGCTCAGCGGTACCGTTTTCGCATGACCAACAGTGCCGCAGACATGCAGCGCCTGGTTGACTTCCTGCATAGCCTTGGCGGTCGCTGTCGCGTGGCCCTGGAGCCCACGGGGGACTATCACCGCCCGATCGCACATCGGTTGCTCACAGCGGGCTTCGACGTTGTCTCGATCTCTTCCGTGGCCCAGTCCCGGTTCCGCGAAGCCATGTACAACTCCTGGGACAAGAATGATCCGAAGGATGCCGCCGTCATTCTGGAGATGCTCAAGCAGGGACGGGTTCAGCAGTATGTCGACCCCATGCTGGCCGGTCATCACGACATCCAGGAGCTATCGAAGACCTACTACCAGATCAGCCGCGCTAGAACCAAGGTGCAGCACGCAATCATCAATCACCACGTTCCTCTGTACTTCCCTGAGATGCATAAATACTGGAGCAGCACCCGCAACGAGTGGTGGGTGAAGTTCATGATCGAGTTCCCCACTCCAGTGCATGTGCGGCAGCACACGTGCCAGGAATTCATCGAGCGGGCCTCTGCCTTGGTGGGGCGCCGCGTGCATCGCGTAGCTAAGCTCACTGAGATCTGGGAGGCATGTGCAGACTCGGGAGCACTACCGCATGATCCACAAAGCGTTGCCGTACAGATGTTCCGATTCACGCTGCGTCACTACCAGCAGCTCAATGAGCTACGCCGTCAGCTCGAACAGCAGGTGCAGGACCTTCTCGCGAACGAGGCCGACTACAACCATCTGATGTCCTTGCCAGGCGTTGGGCCCATCAATGCATTGACCATCCTTGCCGAGGCAGGGAATCTGCGTCGATTTGGGCATCACCGTCAGTTCCTGAAGTTTTGCGTGTTGATTTCCACCCAGAAGTGA
- a CDS encoding tripartite tricarboxylate transporter substrate binding protein, whose translation MNQLQRRSFLAALALSSSSFATTAAASEYPGRTIELVVPFQAGGGTDAVARSFSVAAQRSFPKGIVVINKAGASGGIGWNYMMNAKPDGYTLGVVTVEMVILPHLNLFNRNYSDVTPIAQLNADPASIVVRTDSPYKTLDDFIAAARKEPGKFSMGTAGNGSIYDIAAAAFEEKTGLQFNRIPYQGAAPSILSLLSSQIDAVTASPGEVATYVAAGKLRILGVMAEKRLSEFKDVPTMKEKNIDVVIGTWRGIMGPKGLPPHVVRMLKTSVAEIVKDPEFQTTLKKLNLGFVYADDEGFKTVMERDNEIFRKLIPRLKIATN comes from the coding sequence ATGAACCAACTCCAACGTCGCTCCTTCCTTGCGGCATTGGCTCTTTCATCGTCTTCATTTGCTACGACCGCAGCCGCATCTGAATACCCGGGTCGGACCATCGAACTGGTAGTTCCATTTCAAGCTGGAGGAGGCACTGACGCGGTAGCTCGTTCATTCTCCGTTGCAGCCCAGAGGAGTTTTCCCAAGGGCATTGTTGTTATCAACAAAGCAGGGGCCAGCGGAGGGATCGGATGGAATTACATGATGAACGCCAAGCCAGACGGTTATACGCTTGGGGTAGTGACGGTCGAAATGGTGATCCTGCCTCACCTGAACCTCTTCAACCGCAACTATTCGGACGTAACCCCCATAGCTCAGCTAAATGCTGATCCTGCTTCGATTGTTGTTCGAACTGATTCGCCATACAAAACACTCGACGACTTCATTGCGGCTGCGCGCAAGGAGCCCGGAAAGTTTTCTATGGGCACTGCAGGGAATGGATCGATCTATGACATTGCTGCTGCGGCCTTTGAAGAAAAGACTGGCCTTCAGTTCAATCGCATTCCCTACCAGGGCGCAGCGCCCTCGATCCTTTCGCTTCTGAGCAGTCAAATCGATGCAGTCACAGCCAGTCCGGGAGAAGTGGCGACTTATGTTGCTGCTGGTAAGCTTCGAATTCTTGGCGTGATGGCGGAGAAGCGCCTCAGTGAGTTCAAGGACGTTCCGACCATGAAGGAGAAGAACATCGACGTTGTCATTGGGACTTGGAGGGGCATCATGGGTCCAAAGGGACTTCCTCCGCATGTTGTTCGGATGCTCAAGACTTCGGTTGCCGAGATCGTCAAGGATCCGGAGTTCCAGACGACTTTGAAGAAGCTCAATCTTGGCTTCGTCTATGCCGACGATGAAGGCTTCAAGACGGTGATGGAGCGTGACAATGAAATCTTCAGAAAACTAATTCCGCGACTCAAGATCGCTACCAACTGA
- a CDS encoding tyrosine-type recombinase/integrase, protein MSERKHLTQSEVAKLMDAIKGATHEVRDRCLVLLMYRHGLRVSEACGLKLSQVDLDDGVLHVQRLKGGLSTTHPLRSDEMKALRAWLAVRGRMAPGCDALFVSNRRMPINRRTVWVALRGYGEKAGLLVEAHPHMLRHACGYALADRGADTRLIQDYLGHRNIQHTVRYTATNPARFEKLWR, encoded by the coding sequence ATGAGTGAGCGCAAGCATTTAACCCAGAGTGAGGTGGCCAAGCTGATGGACGCTATCAAGGGTGCGACCCATGAGGTGCGGGATCGCTGTTTAGTGCTTTTGATGTACCGTCATGGCCTGCGGGTGTCGGAGGCTTGCGGTTTGAAGCTGTCTCAGGTGGATCTGGATGATGGGGTGCTGCATGTGCAGCGGCTCAAAGGTGGGTTGTCCACGACCCACCCTCTTCGCTCGGATGAGATGAAGGCTTTACGGGCGTGGCTCGCGGTGCGAGGCCGAATGGCGCCTGGTTGTGATGCGCTGTTTGTGTCCAACCGCAGGATGCCGATTAATCGGCGCACGGTCTGGGTAGCTCTGCGTGGCTATGGGGAGAAGGCGGGGCTACTGGTTGAGGCGCATCCGCATATGCTTCGCCATGCCTGTGGGTATGCGCTGGCGGATCGGGGGGCTGATACGCGGTTGATCCAGGACTATCTGGGGCACCGCAATATTCAACATACGGTGCGCTATACGGCGACTAATCCGGCTCGGTTTGAGAAGCTGTGGCGGTGA
- a CDS encoding HepT-like ribonuclease domain-containing protein → MEINSDSLVRCIEVVGQCLHNAQTADPDFEARHTLNASGWWGMRSKISHGYDGVQYDIVLTVIKQDMPALRGKLVTALAEL, encoded by the coding sequence GTGGAAATTAACAGCGACTCCTTGGTACGCTGCATTGAAGTTGTGGGACAGTGTCTTCATAACGCACAAACTGCTGATCCTGACTTTGAAGCGCGCCATACGTTGAATGCTTCAGGATGGTGGGGCATGCGCTCCAAAATCAGCCACGGTTATGACGGCGTTCAATATGACATCGTCTTGACTGTGATCAAGCAAGACATGCCAGCACTCAGAGGCAAGCTCGTGACAGCGCTTGCTGAGTTGTAG
- a CDS encoding IS3 family transposase, with protein MYSYEDRIRAVTLYIQLGKRVAATIQQLGYPTKNSLKSWHREYEQGRALKTAVVRPPKFTAEQKARAVEHYLTHGRCVAFTIKALGYPGRASLHAWVQELNPRARPRLLGASSNEQKHAAVLALCTRQGRVQAIADDIGVCRETLYNWRNQLLGPEALASMKRFNDSSTGSELSQLEQQLQTLRRQVRRLQLEQELLKKADELLKKDQGIDLHLLSNREKTLLVDALRHEYSLAELLASLVLARSSYFYHRARLNADEKYVAVRRTITDIFERNHGCYGYRRIQASLVRQCVWISEKVVRRLMKQEGLVAAAPKRRRYGSYLGEISPAPENLLNRDFNATAPNQKWLTDISEFQLPAGKVYLSPMIDCFDGMVVSWSIGTRPDAELVNTMLDAAIAKLNDSEVQPVVHSDRGAHYRWPGWLSRIADAKLVRSMSRKGYSPDNAACEGFFGRLKNELFYARDWQTTSIEQFTQALDAYIRWYNEQRIKISLGARSPVEYRRALGIAA; from the coding sequence ATGTATTCATACGAAGATCGAATCCGCGCGGTGACGCTCTACATCCAGCTAGGCAAACGAGTCGCGGCAACCATTCAGCAGTTGGGCTATCCCACCAAGAATTCGCTCAAGAGCTGGCACCGCGAGTACGAGCAGGGTCGAGCCTTGAAGACAGCGGTTGTTCGCCCACCGAAGTTCACCGCTGAGCAAAAGGCTCGGGCCGTCGAACACTATCTGACGCACGGGCGCTGCGTGGCTTTCACAATCAAGGCTCTTGGCTATCCCGGGAGGGCCTCACTTCACGCTTGGGTTCAAGAGCTCAATCCCCGGGCTCGGCCACGCCTGCTTGGAGCATCGTCGAACGAGCAGAAGCACGCTGCGGTGCTTGCACTGTGCACACGTCAAGGACGCGTCCAAGCCATTGCTGACGACATTGGCGTGTGTCGAGAGACGCTGTACAACTGGCGCAATCAACTATTGGGGCCAGAGGCTCTCGCATCGATGAAGCGCTTCAATGATTCTTCAACGGGTTCGGAGCTGTCCCAGTTGGAGCAGCAACTCCAGACGCTACGTCGTCAAGTGAGGCGGTTGCAGTTGGAACAGGAGTTATTGAAGAAGGCGGACGAGCTCCTAAAAAAGGACCAAGGCATCGACCTTCATCTCCTGAGCAATCGTGAGAAGACACTTCTGGTTGATGCCCTGCGCCATGAATACTCACTTGCCGAGTTGCTCGCCTCGCTAGTTCTGGCTCGCAGCTCGTACTTCTACCATCGAGCTCGGCTCAACGCTGACGAAAAGTATGTCGCGGTGCGCCGAACGATCACGGACATCTTCGAGCGCAACCATGGCTGCTATGGCTACCGTCGCATCCAGGCCTCACTGGTCAGGCAATGCGTGTGGATCTCGGAGAAGGTGGTCCGGCGCCTGATGAAGCAGGAAGGGCTGGTGGCCGCTGCGCCCAAACGACGCCGCTACGGCTCCTACTTGGGAGAGATTAGCCCTGCACCTGAGAACTTGCTGAATCGCGACTTCAATGCCACTGCGCCTAACCAGAAGTGGCTGACCGACATCTCGGAGTTCCAACTACCCGCCGGCAAAGTCTACCTGTCGCCCATGATCGATTGCTTCGATGGAATGGTGGTGAGCTGGTCTATCGGAACACGCCCCGACGCTGAACTGGTCAACACGATGCTGGATGCCGCGATCGCCAAGCTCAATGACAGCGAAGTGCAACCTGTGGTTCACTCAGACCGTGGTGCCCACTATCGCTGGCCAGGATGGTTGTCACGAATCGCTGATGCCAAGTTAGTGCGCTCGATGTCACGTAAGGGGTACTCACCGGACAATGCGGCCTGTGAAGGCTTCTTCGGGCGGCTCAAAAACGAATTGTTTTATGCCCGCGACTGGCAAACCACGAGCATTGAGCAGTTCACGCAAGCTCTGGACGCGTACATCCGTTGGTACAACGAGCAACGGATCAAGATCTCGTTAGGGGCACGGAGCCCTGTTGAGTACCGCAGGGCCCTCGGGATTGCTGCATAA
- a CDS encoding SDR family NAD(P)-dependent oxidoreductase — MLFDFSGKHALVSGGTSGIGLAIAQALCSAGCTVTSAGLLSDVPDSNEDLKFVEMDVTNSGSIDRVVSTCRKLDIVINAAGVIRRGEEHDPTVFQRVIDINLNGSMRVAASARYHLSQSGGCLVNIASMLSFFGGGLVPAYSASKGGVAQLTKSLAIAWASDGVRVNAVAPGWIATPLTKGLQEDPQRSASLLQRTPLGRWGEPNDITGPVMFLCSSAASFVTGAVLPVDGGYLVA, encoded by the coding sequence ATGCTGTTTGATTTCAGCGGAAAGCATGCGCTCGTTTCTGGAGGAACGAGCGGGATCGGTCTGGCCATCGCACAGGCACTATGTAGTGCCGGATGCACTGTCACCAGCGCAGGTCTACTAAGTGATGTTCCTGACAGCAACGAAGATCTCAAGTTTGTGGAGATGGATGTCACAAATAGCGGCTCCATCGATCGGGTGGTGAGTACCTGCCGAAAGCTCGACATTGTGATCAACGCTGCTGGCGTCATTCGCCGAGGGGAAGAGCATGATCCGACAGTGTTCCAGCGGGTCATCGACATCAACCTAAACGGATCGATGCGGGTGGCTGCCTCGGCGCGGTATCACCTTTCTCAAAGCGGTGGGTGCCTTGTCAACATCGCGTCGATGCTTAGCTTCTTTGGTGGCGGGCTGGTTCCGGCGTATAGCGCAAGCAAAGGTGGGGTTGCACAGTTAACTAAGAGCCTGGCTATTGCATGGGCCAGTGACGGCGTGCGCGTGAACGCAGTAGCTCCGGGCTGGATTGCGACGCCTTTGACCAAAGGTCTGCAGGAGGATCCCCAGCGAAGTGCATCACTCCTTCAGCGCACTCCTTTAGGACGCTGGGGGGAACCCAATGACATCACTGGTCCTGTGATGTTCCTTTGTTCGAGTGCAGCTTCGTTCGTCACGGGTGCTGTGCTGCCTGTAGATGGCGGCTATCTGGTCGCCTGA